In one Micromonospora polyrhachis genomic region, the following are encoded:
- a CDS encoding CinA family protein, protein MAESVEPPVGSPAAAVVHALVDRGETFGVVESLTGGLLAATIVDVAGASAVFRGGLVVYATDLKASLAGVPDGLLAERGPVDPDVALALAEGVRQRCGTDWGVATTGVAGPEPQGGKPVGMVFVAVSGPTGAVVRELDLDGDRLAIRTDTVTDALRLLADQIHAAPAG, encoded by the coding sequence ATGGCAGAGAGTGTCGAGCCACCGGTGGGAAGCCCGGCGGCAGCCGTCGTACACGCGCTCGTCGATCGGGGGGAGACCTTCGGCGTCGTCGAGTCGCTCACCGGTGGGCTGCTGGCCGCCACGATCGTGGATGTCGCCGGGGCCAGCGCCGTCTTCCGGGGCGGGTTGGTGGTCTACGCCACCGATCTGAAGGCCTCCCTGGCCGGCGTACCGGACGGTTTGCTGGCGGAACGGGGCCCGGTGGATCCGGACGTGGCGCTGGCACTCGCCGAGGGGGTCCGGCAGCGGTGCGGGACCGACTGGGGGGTGGCGACCACCGGCGTGGCCGGTCCCGAACCGCAGGGCGGCAAGCCCGTCGGCATGGTCTTCGTGGCGGTGTCCGGCCCCACCGGCGCGGTGGTCCGCGAACTCGACCTCGACGGTGATCGGTTGGCGATTCGCACCGACACGGTGACCGACGCGTTACGACTGCTCGCAGACCAGATCCACGCTGCTCCGGCCGGTTGA
- a CDS encoding PspA/IM30 family protein translates to MANPFVKGWRYLMALFGAKIDEHADPKVQIQQAIEEAQRQHQALVQQAAAVIGNQRQLEMRLSRQMSEVERLQAMARQALVLADRSRSAGDEAEATKYEQTAQTLATQLVSAEQSAEDLKALHDQAIGAAAQARQAVENNSMILQQKLAERTKLLSQLEQAKMQESVARSLESMSSLAAPGNTPSLDEVREKIERRYANAMGRAELAGNSVEGRMLEVQKSTLDLAGSSRLEQIRSSMAGEKLAGAPAQAGIAQNAPATDPASVARLDEIRASMAREKGTGDTSAAS, encoded by the coding sequence ATGGCGAACCCGTTCGTCAAGGGCTGGCGTTACCTGATGGCGTTGTTCGGCGCCAAGATCGATGAGCACGCCGATCCCAAGGTGCAGATCCAGCAGGCCATCGAGGAGGCGCAGCGCCAGCACCAGGCATTGGTCCAGCAGGCTGCTGCGGTCATCGGCAACCAGCGCCAACTGGAGATGCGGCTGTCCCGGCAGATGTCCGAGGTCGAGCGCCTTCAGGCGATGGCCCGGCAGGCGCTGGTGCTCGCCGACCGGTCCCGGTCCGCCGGTGACGAGGCGGAGGCCACCAAGTACGAGCAGACAGCCCAGACCCTCGCCACCCAACTCGTCTCCGCCGAGCAGTCGGCCGAGGACCTGAAGGCCCTGCACGATCAGGCCATTGGTGCCGCCGCCCAGGCCCGGCAGGCGGTGGAGAACAACTCGATGATCCTCCAGCAGAAGCTGGCCGAGCGCACCAAGCTGCTCAGCCAGCTCGAACAGGCCAAGATGCAGGAGAGCGTGGCCCGCTCGCTGGAGTCGATGTCGTCACTGGCGGCTCCCGGCAACACCCCGTCCCTGGACGAGGTACGCGAGAAGATCGAGCGGCGGTACGCCAACGCGATGGGTCGCGCCGAACTGGCCGGTAACTCGGTCGAGGGGCGGATGCTGGAGGTCCAGAAGAGCACGCTGGACCTGGCCGGCTCATCCCGGTTGGAGCAGATCCGGTCGAGCATGGCGGGCGAGAAGCTGGCCGGCGCTCCGGCCCAGGCCGGTATCGCCCAGAACGCACCGGCCACGGACCCGGCCAGCGTCGCCCGGCTGGACGAGATCCGGGCCAGCATGGCCCGGGAGAAGGGCACGGGCGACACCAGCGCCGCCAGCTGA
- a CDS encoding helix-turn-helix domain-containing protein, whose translation MILLRRVIGDALRARRQGQHRTLREVSSAANVSLGYLSEVERGQKEASSELLAAICAALGAQLSELLREVGDTVALAEQMAGVLVPVTEQPTSGTASTVAEQATSGTSAVPATSTAATPAAPEPAMASAGAGLGARRVTPTAPVHRVTTDGNVSVSVRQESPLKATLRTTRRVRSANSEPRAVVRAA comes from the coding sequence ATGATCTTGCTACGCCGGGTGATCGGTGACGCCTTGCGCGCCCGCCGACAGGGCCAGCACCGGACCCTGCGTGAGGTTTCCTCCGCGGCCAACGTGAGCCTGGGCTATCTGTCCGAGGTCGAACGGGGGCAGAAGGAGGCGTCGAGCGAACTGCTCGCCGCCATCTGCGCCGCCCTCGGTGCGCAGCTCTCCGAGTTGCTGCGCGAGGTCGGTGACACCGTCGCCCTAGCCGAGCAGATGGCCGGCGTGCTCGTGCCGGTCACCGAACAGCCGACGTCCGGCACCGCCAGCACGGTCGCCGAGCAGGCCACCTCTGGCACATCGGCCGTCCCCGCCACTTCGACGGCGGCCACCCCTGCCGCACCCGAACCAGCGATGGCCAGCGCTGGTGCCGGCCTGGGCGCACGTCGGGTGACACCGACCGCGCCGGTGCATCGGGTGACGACCGACGGCAACGTCTCCGTCTCGGTCCGCCAGGAGTCGCCGCTGAAGGCCACGCTGCGAACGACCCGCCGGGTCCGGTCGGCCAACTCCGAGCCGCGCGCCGTCGTTCGCGCCGCCTGA
- a CDS encoding CPCC family cysteine-rich protein, whose translation MNKHSIDIDACPCCGYRTGCETCPVCFWTDDGRRDQEADIVRDGPNGDLTLSHARLNFAIYGACHPRYQDTVRPPRPDELP comes from the coding sequence GTGAACAAGCATTCGATTGATATCGATGCATGCCCCTGTTGTGGCTACCGAACCGGCTGTGAGACCTGCCCCGTTTGTTTCTGGACCGACGACGGCCGACGCGACCAGGAGGCCGACATCGTGCGGGACGGCCCCAACGGCGATCTGACCCTCTCCCACGCTCGGCTCAACTTCGCCATCTACGGCGCCTGCCATCCCCGTTACCAGGACACCGTCCGCCCGCCGAGGCCCGACGAGCTGCCCTGA
- the pgsA gene encoding CDP-diacylglycerol--glycerol-3-phosphate 3-phosphatidyltransferase → MTEATDPAPAATVRTVPVVNAANALTALRLLLVPVFMALVVVSGMADSSGRIAACLTFAFASMTDLADGWIARRFGLVTSFGKVADPIADKALTGAALVLLSWYDQLPWWVTLVILAREFGVTLIRFWVIRHGVIAASHGGKIKTAVQILAIVWYLWPVPAAVAWIGPWIMGAAVVVTLLTGLDYVVRALRLRRRAG, encoded by the coding sequence GTGACCGAGGCGACCGACCCCGCGCCGGCTGCCACGGTCCGTACGGTGCCGGTCGTCAATGCGGCCAACGCCCTTACCGCATTGCGCCTGCTGTTGGTGCCGGTCTTCATGGCGCTGGTCGTCGTCTCCGGCATGGCCGATTCCAGTGGTCGGATCGCCGCCTGTCTGACCTTCGCGTTCGCCTCGATGACCGATCTGGCGGATGGGTGGATCGCCCGTCGGTTCGGGCTGGTGACCTCCTTCGGTAAGGTCGCCGACCCGATTGCGGACAAGGCGCTGACCGGGGCGGCACTGGTGCTGCTGTCCTGGTACGACCAGCTCCCCTGGTGGGTCACCCTGGTGATCCTGGCCCGGGAGTTCGGTGTCACCCTGATCCGCTTCTGGGTGATCCGGCATGGTGTCATCGCCGCCAGCCACGGCGGCAAGATCAAGACGGCGGTGCAGATCCTGGCGATCGTCTGGTACCTGTGGCCGGTTCCGGCGGCGGTGGCCTGGATCGGGCCGTGGATCATGGGAGCCGCCGTCGTGGTGACCCTGCTGACCGGCCTCGACTACGTGGTGCGGGCGCTGCGCCTGCGGCGGCGGGCGGGATGA
- a CDS encoding type II toxin-antitoxin system PemK/MazF family toxin, giving the protein MAHLLRNVAATISRLTRNRTTTTGTPGAIPAQIARRRQVGALQRRRLIYAPELDGQADPGEIVWTWVPYEDDPRQGKDRPVLVVGRHSRTLFGLMLSSQSDRDGQRHWFALGPGEWDRDKRASWVRLDRVLTMREDSIRREGAVLDRARFDRVSQALRAGYGWS; this is encoded by the coding sequence GTGGCACATCTCTTGAGGAACGTGGCGGCGACGATCAGCCGGCTGACCAGGAACCGCACTACGACCACCGGCACCCCGGGTGCCATTCCGGCGCAGATCGCCCGACGTCGCCAGGTCGGGGCACTACAACGCCGTCGCCTGATCTACGCCCCGGAACTGGACGGGCAGGCCGATCCGGGTGAGATCGTGTGGACCTGGGTGCCGTACGAGGACGATCCCCGCCAGGGCAAGGACCGTCCCGTACTGGTCGTTGGACGCCACAGCCGGACCCTGTTCGGCCTCATGCTCTCCAGCCAGAGCGACCGGGACGGCCAACGGCACTGGTTCGCCCTCGGCCCGGGCGAGTGGGACCGTGACAAGCGGGCCAGTTGGGTCCGGCTCGACCGGGTGCTCACCATGCGGGAGGACAGCATCCGGCGGGAGGGCGCGGTGCTGGACCGAGCCCGATTCGACCGGGTCAGCCAGGCACTGCGCGCTGGCTACGGCTGGTCCTGA
- the pspM gene encoding phage shock envelope stress response protein PspM translates to MADQRARYFRRLRKLRRSARRWSVLGGGLGGATAILTPYSGLGLPDAAWAAAAGGSIALALWRWSDLRALAAQPAPPPPDQRSAEQRLVAAVERLPVGRGVLTGVRRGRSRLALRGSAAARPWARLNRATSTLAGFADRLTGPAAPAVLEAAVAERSLRELANRVAGVEKSLRCAPDESRSALRAAHRNLAEQLDRGVTAYEKLVAAAAGYLAEEGRIAEEHPAAAQLDEATALLHGVATSLAELRVWGDPASGPPTGRSTPQASH, encoded by the coding sequence GTGGCGGACCAGCGGGCTCGCTACTTTCGGCGGTTGCGCAAGCTTCGCCGGTCCGCCCGGCGATGGAGTGTGTTGGGCGGTGGACTGGGCGGTGCCACGGCGATTCTCACTCCGTACAGCGGTTTGGGGTTGCCGGACGCGGCCTGGGCCGCTGCCGCCGGTGGTTCCATCGCCCTGGCCCTGTGGCGCTGGTCCGACCTGCGGGCGCTCGCCGCGCAGCCGGCGCCGCCGCCCCCCGACCAACGGTCGGCCGAGCAGCGGCTGGTCGCGGCGGTCGAACGGCTGCCAGTCGGCCGCGGGGTGCTGACCGGGGTACGTCGGGGGCGGTCCCGGCTGGCGTTGCGCGGATCCGCCGCCGCCCGTCCGTGGGCCCGGCTGAATCGGGCCACCTCGACGCTGGCCGGCTTCGCCGACCGGCTGACCGGTCCCGCCGCGCCTGCGGTGCTGGAGGCCGCCGTCGCGGAACGGTCGCTACGCGAGCTGGCCAACCGGGTGGCCGGTGTGGAGAAGTCGCTACGGTGCGCCCCGGACGAGTCCCGTTCCGCGCTGAGAGCGGCCCACCGCAACCTGGCCGAGCAGCTCGACAGGGGAGTGACGGCCTACGAGAAGCTGGTCGCGGCGGCGGCTGGCTATCTGGCCGAGGAGGGCCGGATCGCCGAGGAACATCCTGCCGCCGCGCAGCTCGACGAGGCCACCGCGCTATTGCACGGCGTTGCCACCAGCCTGGCTGAGCTGCGTGTGTGGGGTGATCCGGCGTCGGGGCCACCAACCGGCCGGAGCACACCCCAGGCGAGCCACTGA
- a CDS encoding Fpg/Nei family DNA glycosylase, with translation MPEGDTVWLTARVLQDTLAGSRLTGSDFRVPRLATVDLAGWLITESTSRGKHLLLRLAAPDERRMTLHSHLRMEGAWRTYAPGERWTGGPAHLIRVVLRTAARVTVGYHLHDLALLPTATEADLVGHLGPDLLGPDWDPDEAIRRLAAHPDTEIADALLDQRNLAGIGNVYKCEVLFLRGVSPWAPVRDVPDLPALVSLAHRLLTANRNRWTRSTTGSTRPGQAAYVYGRRGRPCLRCGTPIRSTGQGERITYWCPVCQPSSANTAS, from the coding sequence ATGCCCGAGGGTGACACGGTGTGGCTGACCGCCCGCGTACTACAGGACACGCTGGCCGGCTCCCGGTTGACCGGATCCGACTTCCGGGTGCCGCGACTGGCCACCGTCGACCTGGCCGGCTGGCTCATAACGGAGTCGACCAGTCGGGGCAAGCACCTGCTCCTACGCCTGGCCGCCCCGGACGAGCGGCGGATGACCCTGCACTCGCACCTGCGGATGGAGGGCGCGTGGCGGACGTACGCCCCGGGCGAACGCTGGACCGGCGGCCCGGCCCACCTGATCCGGGTGGTGCTGCGTACCGCGGCGCGGGTCACTGTCGGCTACCACCTGCACGACCTGGCGCTGCTGCCAACCGCGACCGAGGCCGACCTGGTCGGCCACCTCGGGCCTGACCTGCTCGGCCCCGACTGGGACCCGGACGAGGCGATACGCCGACTCGCCGCCCACCCGGACACCGAGATCGCCGACGCCCTGCTCGACCAACGGAATCTCGCCGGCATCGGCAACGTCTACAAGTGCGAGGTGTTGTTCCTGCGCGGTGTCTCGCCGTGGGCTCCGGTACGCGACGTACCGGATCTGCCCGCCCTGGTGTCGCTGGCCCACCGACTGTTGACAGCCAACCGGAACCGGTGGACTCGGAGCACCACCGGCTCCACCCGACCCGGCCAGGCCGCCTACGTGTACGGCCGCCGGGGCCGCCCCTGTCTGCGCTGTGGCACTCCGATCCGGTCGACGGGACAGGGCGAGCGGATCACCTACTGGTGTCCGGTCTGTCAGCCGTCATCGGCCAACACCGCTTCTTGA
- the rimO gene encoding 30S ribosomal protein S12 methylthiotransferase RimO, protein MSATSSSSTDGRRVALLTLGCARNEVDSEELAARLHADGWQVTTDGERADVVLVNTCGFVEKAKQDSIQTLLAAADTGAKVVAAGCMAERYGRELADSLPEAQAVLGFDDYPDISARLDAVVAGERLDAHTPRDRRELLPLTPVSRHGSAVVVPGHGGGAPTREGLVADEHTPAHLRPVLRHRLDSGPVASLKLASGCDRRCAFCAIPAFRGAFVSRTPDELLAEAEWLAKSGVRELVLVSENSTSYGKDLGDPRLLEKLLPQLAAVSGIVRVRASYLQPAETRPGLVEALATTPGVAPYFDLSFQHSAEPVLRRMRRFGSTDRFLDLLASVRALAPEAGARSNFIVGFPGETRGDVEELVRFLTEARLDAIGMFDYSDEDGTEAAGLPGKVSAATIKRRYDRLSALADELCSQRAEERLGSTVEVLVDSISDGVVEGRAAHQAPEVDGSTTLVAPAEGGVDLAALRPGDLVRATVTGTEGVDLIAVPEEMISAAAAPGGTR, encoded by the coding sequence CCACTTCCTCTTCCTCGACCGACGGCCGCCGGGTCGCGCTGCTTACCCTGGGCTGTGCCCGTAACGAGGTCGACTCGGAGGAGCTGGCGGCCAGGTTGCACGCCGACGGTTGGCAGGTGACCACCGACGGTGAACGCGCCGACGTGGTGTTGGTCAACACCTGCGGGTTCGTGGAGAAGGCCAAGCAGGATTCGATCCAGACCCTGCTCGCCGCCGCCGACACCGGGGCCAAGGTGGTGGCCGCCGGCTGCATGGCCGAGCGCTACGGGCGGGAGCTGGCCGACAGTCTCCCCGAGGCGCAGGCGGTGCTGGGCTTCGACGACTATCCCGACATCTCGGCCCGACTCGACGCGGTGGTCGCCGGGGAGCGACTCGACGCGCACACCCCCCGGGACCGTCGGGAGTTGTTGCCACTGACGCCGGTGTCCCGGCACGGCAGCGCCGTGGTGGTGCCCGGCCACGGTGGCGGTGCGCCCACGCGGGAAGGGCTGGTCGCCGACGAGCACACTCCGGCCCATCTGCGACCGGTGTTGCGACATCGGCTCGATTCCGGCCCGGTCGCGTCGCTCAAGCTGGCCAGTGGCTGCGACCGCCGGTGCGCGTTCTGTGCCATTCCGGCGTTCCGTGGGGCGTTCGTCTCCCGTACCCCGGACGAACTGCTCGCCGAGGCCGAATGGCTGGCCAAGTCGGGGGTACGGGAGTTGGTGCTGGTCAGCGAGAACTCCACCTCGTACGGCAAGGACCTCGGCGATCCCCGGCTGCTGGAGAAGCTGCTGCCGCAGCTCGCCGCCGTGTCCGGGATCGTCCGGGTCCGGGCGAGTTACCTGCAACCGGCGGAGACCCGCCCGGGGCTGGTGGAGGCGCTCGCCACCACGCCGGGCGTCGCCCCCTACTTCGATCTTTCGTTCCAGCACTCCGCCGAGCCGGTGCTGCGCCGGATGCGCCGTTTCGGGTCGACCGACCGGTTCCTCGACCTGCTCGCCTCGGTGCGGGCGTTGGCGCCGGAGGCCGGAGCGCGGAGCAACTTCATCGTCGGCTTTCCGGGCGAGACCCGCGGCGACGTCGAAGAATTGGTCCGCTTCCTGACCGAGGCGCGGCTCGACGCGATCGGCATGTTCGACTACAGCGACGAGGACGGTACCGAGGCGGCCGGGCTGCCGGGCAAGGTGTCGGCGGCGACGATCAAACGGCGCTACGACCGGCTGAGCGCGTTGGCCGACGAGTTGTGTTCCCAGCGGGCCGAGGAACGTCTCGGGTCCACCGTCGAGGTGCTGGTCGACTCGATCAGCGACGGCGTCGTGGAGGGGCGGGCCGCCCACCAGGCGCCGGAGGTGGATGGTTCGACCACCCTGGTCGCCCCGGCCGAGGGCGGGGTCGACCTGGCCGCACTGCGCCCGGGTGACCTGGTTCGGGCCACCGTCACCGGCACCGAGGGGGTCGACCTGATCGCCGTACCGGAGGAGATGATCTCGGCGGCGGCGGCCCCGGGTGGAACGAGGTGA